GCAGGCGTTCCGGGAAAAATGGCGCATCGCACTCGCCTTGCTCGACGAGATGAAGCCGCAGTTGCCGGCCTATCAGGCCATCGTCTTCGATGCTGGCTACGGAGTCGTGCAGCCCCTGCTGGCGGAACTGGATAAACGGCAGGAGCCCTACGTGGCTCAAGTTCTTGGCAATATCGCCGCGTGGCCGGCCGAAGCCGTGGCCACCCTCAATCCGGCACGGCGTGGCCGACCGGGTGGCGCTGCTCGTGCCAGGCGGGCTGCGCGTGACGGGGACGTCCGCCGAGGTGTTGCGCGAGGAGATACTGCGCCCGGTGTATGGCGGGCGGCTGGAAGTGTTCGCCCACTCCGCCAGCGGCAGCCCCGTGGTGCTGCCGCTGGCCGCGCGGTGAGGCGCGTCACGCGGCGAAAAACACCAGCATTTGCGCGGTGAGCACGCGCAGCAGCATGACGAGCGGATACACGGTCGCGTAGGCGACGGACGTGCCCGTGCCCTCGTGGGTCTGCTGGGCGAAGGCGAGCGCGGGCGGATCGGTCATCGACCCCGCGAGCAACCCGCAGGTCTCCGGTAGCGGCAGGCGCGCGAAGCGGCGCGCCATCCACGCGGTGAACATCACCGGCACCAGCGTGATCGCGGTGCCCAGTGCCATCCAGCCGAGGCCCTGCACGCTGAACAGATACTGGAAAAACATGTCGCCCGACTTGAGCCCCACGCAGGCGAGGAAAAGCACGATGCCGATCTCGCGCAGGGCGAGGCTGGCATTCGGCGGCACATACCAAACCATCGGGCCGATGCTGCCGAGGCGGCCGAGCAGAATCGCCACGACCAGCGGCCCGCCCGCGAGTCCGAGCCGCACCGGCGCGGGCAATCCCGGCAGCGCTACCGGCACCATGCCGAGTAGGACGCCCAAGAGGATGCCGAGAAAAAACGGCCCCACGCGCGTGTGGTCGAGTTCCTTGGGCGAATCGCCGAGCAGGCGCGCCGTCTCGGCGATGGCGTCGGAGGTGCCGACGAGCGTGAGAATGTCGCCGAACTGCACGCGCAGCCCCGGCTCTGGCGCGAATTCCATGCCATGGCGTGACAAGCGCGTGGCGGCCACGCCGAAACGCGCCTGCAACTGGAGGGTGGTAAAGTTCTTCCCGATGACCTCGCGGTGCGTGACGATCACCCGGCGGTTGATCACCGGGCCGTCCAGTTCGCGCAAATCCTGCGCCGCCTCGCCGCCCGCTAGCATGCGCGCCTGCGCGAGCGCGTCGGGCAGGCCGACGACGAGCAACTGGTCGCCGGCGGCGAGCACATGGGCGGGCGTAGGCACGCAAAGCGTGTCGCCGCGCCGCAGGCGCGAGACATTCAACCCGCGCACCTTGGCAAAGGAACCGGCGATCGTGGAGCCCGCCAGCCCCGGGTTGCGCACCTCCAGGTTCGCGCGCCCGACTTTCGGCTCCTCCCGGGCCATCGGCGAGGCCGCCTCGGCCGCGCCGCTGGCCGGCAGCCGACGCGCGACGAACCTCCGCGCCGCGAACATGGCGATGATCACGCCGCACACGCCAAACGGATAGGCCAGCGCGTAGGCGACGCCCTGCGTCTGCACGGCCTCGTCGCCCGCGCCGATCTCGACGAGCGCCTGTTGCGCGGCGGCGAGGCTGGGGGTGTTGGTCGTCGCGCCGGACAGCAGGCCCGCCGCCACCGGCAGCGGCATGCCTGAGAGGTGCAGAATCACCACGCAGACCGCGACGCCGAGCAGGACATTGCCCGCCGCCAGCAGATTGAGCTTCAGCCCCGTGCGGCGCAGCGACGAAAAAAAGCCGGGGCCGAGCTGGAGTCCGATGGAAAAGACAAACAGGATCAGCCCGAACTCGCGAATGAACTCGAGCACGTGATGCTCCACCCTCACCCCTGACCGCGCGAAAACGAGCCCCGCGAACAACACGCCGGCGATGCCGACGCTCACCTTGCCGATTCTCAACCGGCTGAGCGCGAGCCCGCCCGCCGCGACCAAGGCAAACGCGATGAGCTGGTGCCCCGCGGTCGAGTGCTCCCAGAAGCGAAGCCACGCGTTCATGCCGCACCGCCTCTCGCCGGGACAAGGGACGCCGTGTATCCTGTATCCAGATACATTTCGACAGGCAAACAACGGCGCCGCCCGGGGTTGAAACGGGCGGCGCACGCGATGATGAATGGATAAACGCCCGCGGATATGCGGGACGAGAACGGAAGGCCGGAAGACCGTCCGCCGGGTGTGGGTAGCAGCCTCATTCGTGCGATGAAGTAAAGTCGGCCAAGCCTCGCCGTTGGGACGGGGCGATGGCCGGATTGCGTTGCCGCCGGCAGGGATGTTCGGACTCCGGGCTTCAGGAGACGCGTGTGGCGCGCTCCAGCCATTGGCCGGCCTTCACCCGCTCGCAGACGAGAGGATTGGCGTTGCCCGGAGCGCGTGTTCTCGAAATGCGTCCGGTGGACAATGTCACCCGTAACCGCAGCGCGACTGTGGCCGGTTTGCACGGCCTTTCCCGCTGCCGGGGATGGTGTGAAAAAGAACGGGGCGAATTATCGGTTTCGCACCGGTGGCGTGCAAGGACTTTCTCGCCGCACAAATTGCCATTCACACGCCTGCGGCGGATAAACCGGCAGAACACCGGCGCCGATGCCCATGCGCATTTCCCTGCCTGTAAGCCTGCTGCAAAAACCCGCGACATGCCACTTGACTTCCGGGCATTGCCGTCGCTCATTCGCCCCCTGTTTTTTGATAAATGACAAAATGTGCAGCGGACGGGGAATGCCGTGAGAATCGGCGACAGTCGCGCTGCGGTATCGAGTCACTCGTCCCAATTTCCAGACACCACCATTCCGCGCCGCCAGCGCGCCGCATGGCAGTTTCGGGAAGCAAAGCACAGCCGGAAAAGGCCGCGCACAGTCGCGCGCGCCAGTTCGGTCAAGACGAAGGGATGGGGTCCGCGCCAGGTTCCTCAAGCAGGCGCCGCGCGGAAAAACTCGGAGTCCGAACACCCGGCTGCACACGCCAGAGAAACCAACCGAAAACCGCTCCCTCATCGCACGAATGAAAGGACTTCATGCCAACCCGCACCGTTCCGGACGCGGCCGCCACTGACGCGGCCGTCCGACACCCCGACGCGCCAAACCACGCGGACATTTCCGCAGCGCGCCCGCCGCCCGGCGGCCACACCGGCGCGACCACATCCCCCGGCATCGCCGCAGGTCCGCCCGCCCATCCGGCACCGAACCATGCCTCCGCGCGCCCGCGCACCGGCACGGTCGGTTTTCCTGTCTCCGCGCCTTCTTCAATCCCTCCGCCGCCCTCTTCCCGCATGACCTATATCGTCAAGGACAACGGCAAACGCCGCCTCCCTTTCGACGCGACGCGCATCAGCCGCTACCTCGATCAAATCCACGCCGAGTTTCCCCAACTCGATCTCGCCGACTACAAGCAAAAGCTCCTCGCCTTCATCGGCACGCGCGACGATTTCGCGGCTGACGACCTGATCGATCACATGATCCGCGAAGCCGAGTCGCGCACCGACGTCCACCTGCCGCAATGGGACGCGTTTGCCGCGCGCCTCTACCTCAACAAGCTCTATAAGAAAGCCAGCAAAAACCGCTTCTACGACGCCGACGACCGCTACGGCTCCTACGTCGGCCTTCAGGAAAGCCTCGCCGGGCGCGGGATTTATTCCGGCGATATTCTCCGCGCCTATTCGAAGGACGAACTCATCGAGGCCGGCCTCCTCATCGACCCGGAGAAAGACAAACTCTTCAACTACCCCGGCCTCTACCTGCTCGCCACGCGCTATCTCGCCAGTCCCGAGCTCGGCGAAGTCTACGAGCTTCCGCAGGAACGCTGGCTCACCATCGCGCTTTGCCTCATGCAAAACGAGCCGCGCGCCACCCGGCTCGCCCTCGTCCGCGAGGCCTACTGGGCGCTCAGCAACCTCTACATGACCGTGGCCACGCCCACGCTCACCAACGCCGGCAAGCGCGGCGGCCAGCTCTCCAGTTGCTTCATCGACACCGTGGACGACTCGCTCCAGGGCATCTACGACAGCAACACCGACTGCGCCCGCGTCAGCAAACACGGCGGCGGTGTCGGCGCCTACCTCGGCTTCATCCGCTCCAGCGGCTCCGCCATCCGCGGCGTCGCGCGCGCCAGCGGCGGCGTCATTCCCTGGGTCAAGCAGCTCAACAACACCGCCGTCAGCGTTGACCAGCTCGGCCAGCGCAAGGGCGCCATCGCCGTTTACCTCGACGTTTTCCACAAGGACATCGAAGCCTTCCTCGACCTCCGCCTCAACAACGGCGACCAGCGCCTCCGCGCCCACGACATCTTCACCTCCGTCTGCATCCCCGACATTTTCATGGAGGCCGTCGAACGCCGCGGCGACTGGTATCTCTTCGACCCGCACGAGGTGCATGAGAAGAAAGGCTGGTATCTCCAAGATTTCTACGACGAGCGGCGAGGCTCCGGCACCTTCCGGGAAAAATACCGGGAACTCGTTTCCGACGAGACCATCGGCAAGAAGATCGTCAAGGCCATCGACATCGCCAAGCGCATCATGCTCAGCCAGCTTGAGACCGGCACGCCCTTCATGTTCTACCGCGACGAGGTCAACCGCATGAACCCCAACAAGCACCTCGGCATGATCTACTCCAGCAACCTCTGCACCGAGATCCTGCAAAACATGAGCCCCACCCGCGTCATCCAGGAAATCATCAGCGGGGACCAGATCGTCACCACGAAAAAGGCCGGCGACTTCGTCGTCTGCAACCTCTCCTCCATCAACCTCGCGCGCGCCGTCACCGCCGACGAGAAAAACGCCGAGCTCATCACCGAGCGCCCCACGCTCGAACGCCTCATCGACATCCAGGTCCGCATGCTCGACAACGTCATCGACCTCAACCGGCTCCCCGTCCCGCAGGCCGCCATCACCAATCAGAAATACCGCGCCATCGGCCTCGGCACCTTCGGCTGGCACCACCTCCTCGCGCTCAAGGGCATCGACTGGAACTCGCCCGCCGCCGAGGACTACGCCGACGCATTGTATCAGGAAATCAACTACATCGCCATCCGGGCCAGCCACGCGCTCGCGAAGGAGAAAGGCCCGGGCAAGGCCTTCCGCGGCAGCGAATGGCAGACCGGCGAGTATTTTCAGCGCCGCGGCTACACCTCCGAACGCTGGCGGAAACTCGCCGCCGCCGTGTCCGACGGAGGGCTGCGCAACGCCTGGCTCATCGCCGTCGCTCCCAATATGAGCACCGCTCAAATCGCCGGCTCCACCGCCTCCATCGACCCGATCTTCAGCGTGTTTTATTACGAGGAAAAGAAGGACTACCGCCGCCCTGTCATCGCGCCCGACCTCTCGCTGGAGACCTATCCCTACTACGAACGCGGCGCCTACAAGCTCGACCAGTTCGCCAGCATCCGCCAGAACGCGCGCCG
This genomic stretch from Termitidicoccus mucosus harbors:
- a CDS encoding IS701 family transposase → MLDDTSLPKQGRHSVGVARQYCGASGKIANCQSVVTWHWTGAGLHWPLTAQLYLPPEWTDDPGRMIRAGVPAHAQAFREKWRIALALLDEMKPQLPAYQAIVFDAGYGVVQPLLAELDKRQEPYVAQVLGNIAAWPAEAVATLNPARRGRPGGAARARRAARDGDVRRGVARGDTAPGVWRAAGSVRPLRQRQPRGAAAGRAVRRVTRRKTPAFAR
- a CDS encoding putative transporter, with protein sequence MNAWLRFWEHSTAGHQLIAFALVAAGGLALSRLRIGKVSVGIAGVLFAGLVFARSGVRVEHHVLEFIREFGLILFVFSIGLQLGPGFFSSLRRTGLKLNLLAAGNVLLGVAVCVVILHLSGMPLPVAAGLLSGATTNTPSLAAAQQALVEIGAGDEAVQTQGVAYALAYPFGVCGVIIAMFAARRFVARRLPASGAAEAASPMAREEPKVGRANLEVRNPGLAGSTIAGSFAKVRGLNVSRLRRGDTLCVPTPAHVLAAGDQLLVVGLPDALAQARMLAGGEAAQDLRELDGPVINRRVIVTHREVIGKNFTTLQLQARFGVAATRLSRHGMEFAPEPGLRVQFGDILTLVGTSDAIAETARLLGDSPKELDHTRVGPFFLGILLGVLLGMVPVALPGLPAPVRLGLAGGPLVVAILLGRLGSIGPMVWYVPPNASLALREIGIVLFLACVGLKSGDMFFQYLFSVQGLGWMALGTAITLVPVMFTAWMARRFARLPLPETCGLLAGSMTDPPALAFAQQTHEGTGTSVAYATVYPLVMLLRVLTAQMLVFFAA
- a CDS encoding ribonucleoside-diphosphate reductase subunit alpha, translated to MTYIVKDNGKRRLPFDATRISRYLDQIHAEFPQLDLADYKQKLLAFIGTRDDFAADDLIDHMIREAESRTDVHLPQWDAFAARLYLNKLYKKASKNRFYDADDRYGSYVGLQESLAGRGIYSGDILRAYSKDELIEAGLLIDPEKDKLFNYPGLYLLATRYLASPELGEVYELPQERWLTIALCLMQNEPRATRLALVREAYWALSNLYMTVATPTLTNAGKRGGQLSSCFIDTVDDSLQGIYDSNTDCARVSKHGGGVGAYLGFIRSSGSAIRGVARASGGVIPWVKQLNNTAVSVDQLGQRKGAIAVYLDVFHKDIEAFLDLRLNNGDQRLRAHDIFTSVCIPDIFMEAVERRGDWYLFDPHEVHEKKGWYLQDFYDERRGSGTFREKYRELVSDETIGKKIVKAIDIAKRIMLSQLETGTPFMFYRDEVNRMNPNKHLGMIYSSNLCTEILQNMSPTRVIQEIISGDQIVTTKKAGDFVVCNLSSINLARAVTADEKNAELITERPTLERLIDIQVRMLDNVIDLNRLPVPQAAITNQKYRAIGLGTFGWHHLLALKGIDWNSPAAEDYADALYQEINYIAIRASHALAKEKGPGKAFRGSEWQTGEYFQRRGYTSERWRKLAAAVSDGGLRNAWLIAVAPNMSTAQIAGSTASIDPIFSVFYYEEKKDYRRPVIAPDLSLETYPYYERGAYKLDQFASIRQNARRQRHVDQSQSFNFYVPSAIKAGKLLELHLTAWREGLKTTYYVRSNDIDINECEWCSS